A genomic stretch from Engraulis encrasicolus isolate BLACKSEA-1 chromosome 10, IST_EnEncr_1.0, whole genome shotgun sequence includes:
- the LOC134456400 gene encoding plexin-A1-like, with translation MTPAGLAAGSVPVTVDIDAAELRNPEVRFNYTEDPTITRIEPDWSIARIVCLLGDATAYPAQQTTNLEVCVKECQPEYRALKPRAFTFVSPFFLRVVPAQGPISGGTRITIEGSHLNAGSSVAVSIGRQPCLVKKRTPKEIVCMTPAGLAAGSVPVTVDIDAAELRNPEVRFNYTEDPTITRIEPDWSIARC, from the exons ATGACCCCGGCGGGTCTGGCCGCGGGCAGCGTGCCCGTCACGGTGGACATCGACGCTGCGGAGCTGCGGAACCCAGAGGTGCGCTTCAACTACACCGAGGACCCCACCATCACCAGGATCGAGCCCGACTGGAGCATCGCCAG GATCGTGTGCCTCCTGGGAGATGCCACGGCCTACCCGGCGCAGCAGACCACTAACCTGGAGGTGTGCGTTAAGGAGTGCCAACCAGAGTACAGGGCCCTCAAACCACGCGCATTCACCTTCGTG TCCCCGTTCTTCCTGCGCGTGGTGCCGGCTCAGGGACCGATCTCCGGGGGGACCCGCATCACCATCGAGGGAAGCCACCTGAACGCGGGCAGCTCGGTGGCCGTCAGCATCGGACGACAACCCTGCCTCGTCAAGAA gCGGACTCCTAAAGAGATCGTGTGCATGACCCCGGCGGGTCTGGCCGCGGGCAGCGTGCCCGTCACGGTGGACATCGACGCTGCGGAGCTGCGGAACCCAGAGGTGCGCTTCAACTACACCGAGGACCCCACCATCACCAGGATCGAGCCCGACTGGAGCATCGCCAG GTGTTAA